In Planctomicrobium piriforme, a genomic segment contains:
- the panD gene encoding aspartate 1-decarboxylase — translation MLLRLLKSKLHMAAVTKTELHYHGSITIDRDIMDAVGLLPYEQVLIANCANGLRGETYVIEGGRGSGQIQMNGALARMAHSGDRIIVLAFAFATPEEVPHHHPQVAILDEHNRIVEKFDAEIV, via the coding sequence ATGCTCCTGCGACTTTTAAAATCCAAGCTGCACATGGCCGCCGTCACCAAGACGGAACTGCATTACCACGGCAGCATCACGATCGACCGCGACATCATGGACGCGGTAGGCCTGCTCCCTTACGAACAGGTGCTGATCGCGAACTGCGCGAACGGCCTGCGCGGGGAAACCTACGTCATCGAAGGGGGCCGCGGCTCCGGGCAGATTCAGATGAACGGGGCGCTCGCACGCATGGCCCATTCCGGTGACCGGATCATCGTCCTGGCCTTCGCCTTCGCGACTCCTGAAGAAGTGCCGCACCACCACCCGCAGGTGGCGATTCTCGATGAGCACAATCGGATTGTCGAAAAGTTTGACGCTGAGATCGTTTGA